Proteins co-encoded in one Astyanax mexicanus isolate ESR-SI-001 chromosome 1, AstMex3_surface, whole genome shotgun sequence genomic window:
- the upk3b gene encoding uroplakin-3b, which produces MEVYLVLCFICMLPIPAKSITTVDCKPAINESLAAKITINTVILQQPRCCFDNLTNLPCTSNTCEIWLVPAVDTGLSTFDANKASSAILSLSPYPTAFTGSSPANYFLTKVGLQSDFPCVSPSPGGYFRVGADGACSTTNCNGFLPQGSSPSFKYLLVDSVNKTVLAETKWSDSIALYTLKDPGTLGDGFAGRSGAMVIITTLLSVAAAVLLLFLIVVLALCCCGGKSKGSGSVVGSVMGSFRIPRYDTHHLKDPAPYDNPAYEKERKYTTQDTLPKTKATSAVNPVTQDTIKLQKI; this is translated from the exons ATGGAAGTCTACCTTGTGCTGTGCTTTATATGTATGCTGCCTATTCCTGCAAAAA GCATAACTACGGTTGACTGCAAGCCAGCTATTAATGAGAGTCTGGCAGCAAAAATCACCATCAACACTGTGATCCTTCAGCAGCCAAGATGTTGCTTTGATAACCTCACAAATTTGCCTTGTACCTCTAACACATGTGAGATATGGCTGGTGCCTGCAGTTGACACAG GGCTCAGTACATTTGATGCAAACAAAGCCAGCTCAGCTATTCTCAGTCTTTCCCCGTACCCTACAGCTTTCACTGGCAGCAGCCCTGCAAATTATTTTCTGACCAAAGTTGGTCTTCAGAGTGATTTCCCCTGTGTGTCCCCCTCTCCTGGTGGCTACTTCAGAGTCGGAGCAGATGGTGCTTGCTCCACCACTAACTGCAATGGATTTTTACCTCAGGGGTCATCTCCAAG CTTCAAGTATCTTCTTGTTGACTCAGTTAACAAGACAGTGCTTGCAGAGACAAAGTGGTCTGACAGCATCGCACTCTACACCT TAAAAGACCCTGGCACTCTCGGTGATGGTTTTGCGGGAAGATCTGGTGCTATGGTCATCATCACCACACTTTTGAGTGTTGCTGCGGCTGTGCTTTTGCTTTTCCTTATCGTGGTTCTAGCACTGTGCTG CTGTGGAGGTAAAAGCAAAGGATCTGGTTCAGTGGTTGGTTCAGTGATGGGATCTTTCCGCATACCCCGCTACGACACACACCACCTGAAAGACCCCGCCCCGTACGACAACCCCGCGTATGAGAAAGAAAGGAAGTACACCACGCAAGACACCTTGCCCAAGACTAAAGCCACCAGTGCTGTGAATCCTGTCACACAGGATACCATCAAACTGCAGAAGATATGA